Within Lolium rigidum isolate FL_2022 chromosome 5, APGP_CSIRO_Lrig_0.1, whole genome shotgun sequence, the genomic segment ACAGGGGCTAGCAGGGCACATTTTGAGGCAAACAAAACTAGCAACACACATGGTCCATGGTTTCTTTTGAAGAGTTCTCTAATTGTTTTGAGCAAGCCATCCATTTAATCTCATCATTGGTTCACAATTAATTAGAGACATAAATGATGCTGCAAAGAGTTTGGATTTTTTATGAAATGAAATACAAATAGAAACCCTTCTTCCAAGAAAAAACTTTGTATCTCTCTTGTGTTCAATGTAAAGGAGCTACGATCTTGTGAATGAATCATGATATGCAGGCTGGTGTACTGCTCATTACCTTGATGGCAAAGAGGTCTCCTGTTACCCTTTTCTTTGCAAGAAATACACGCCCAAATGCACCACGGCTGATTGGCTTTATAATTTCGAAGTCCTCAATTGAGGTACGATCCTTAAATTTTCCGTTCAGCTGGCTTGTTCTCGAGTTTACACTATTCTCCAAAGGACCATCTTCATCTATTGGACCTAATGAATCAGTGCTCATATCATCTATTTGTCCACACAGTTGCATAAATTTCTCCCTGAGAGCTCACAATGTCAAAAGGACAGTAAGAGCAATGTTTTTCAGGTATGTTAAATTAGAGTCACAGAACTGCAATTTGTACATTGCTGCTAATGGCAAATGAAATAGAAGTGCTACGTAGCACAGAGATGTTCAGAAAACAGGCAGTGCACTTACTGTAGTAACTTTGCTATCCTTCTTCCAAACGTCTCCACAACAAGTGCATCCACTTTTCTCGTGTCAATGACAGCATTCAGGTCTTCAAGGTAAGAGCTCAAGTCCTCCAGTGAGTTGTACTCTGAACTTTTTATGCTCTCAATGCCTCTAGCGATAGTCAGTAAACTTTCAACCTGCCAAAAGGTAGTATATTAAAATTTTGGGCCACCAAAGAAGCATAGTTTATTGTAGCCTCTAAGAAAATCATGTCTATGGAAAGAATGGATTAACCAAACAAATAAAattggaacaaaaatataaaatggaTTAACAAACCTGCTGAAAATTCTCTAGCTCGACGAACGCCTTGTTTTTAGTCAGTTGTGATTCTGCGTGGCTAGTTCTTGGTGTCAGTAATGGTGACTGTGACAAGCTTCCTGATGCCGTTGTCAGTGCTCCCTGCCATTTAAATTTGACGCAAATGTTAACAATCCACTACGAACAAATCAGAAGAATTCAAGTTGTCTGAAATAGGAGAAGCGACTAGTACTTGTGAAAACAATTCTGACGATGGCACATTCAGCAGTTGAGACAAGTCATTGTCATGATCCATGGATCCATCAGATTCTTCTTCAGTTAAACTCGATGTGCTAGCTCTTGCGTTGTCAGGATGATTAAATTCTGGGTCATTCGGGGTCTTTGCTTCAAAGCAAGCAAGGACCCTCTCGAGGACCTCAGCGACCCTCTGCAGCCTCTTGTCAGTACTCAAGCCCTTGGAATCACAGCGATCAGCTAGCGTGCATACTATGAAATGGCCTTCGGCACACGCCATGGGGATCTCAAAATCGCAGATCCTGCatatcatcctcggtttcccatcGACGATTATTTGCTGGGCCCCTGGGTACTCGGGTGAAATCTCGACCTTGACGGCCGAGTCCCCAAGGGAAGCCAGGCCGTCCGGGTGAATGCTAGCGGCGTCGATCCTCTCGACAATCTCATCCACGTCGATCTTGTTCCTGGTTATCGCCTTCTTCGTTGGCGTGACCTTGTCCTCCTTGGCCTCCGCGTTCTTGTGCCGGTTCTTCTCGGCAGGCGACGGCAGCTTCTTCCAAGACGATATCTTGCCACTGCTGCCACTACCCGGGGAATCGACGGGCTCTGCCAAGAAGTGCCGTCCGGCGAAGTCGAGCGTCAGGTGCTTGTGCTCCAGCATCCTCCTCCTTATGAGCCTCTCCTTGAGCTCGGTCAGGCTGGAGGTGCTCCTACGGCCTAGGTCGGTGGAGCCGCCGTCGCCGGCCTGTAACGGATAGAGCCCCAGGTCGCTGAGCTGGTGCAGGCCGAGGATGTGCTGGTGCTTGTCGTAGTCGGCGTAGCCGTTGAGCTCCTTCCGGAACTGCAGGAGGCGCGTGCATCGGGTGAGGATGAAGAGGATGCGCGTGTGCGCCTGCTTGAGGACGCCGCCCGCGGTGCCGAGCTCCTGGCGGCGGTCGTCGAGCGCCTGCACGATGCCCTCGCACTTGACCCAGAACTCCTCGGGGCTCATCTCGGCGCACTTCTGCGCGACGACGAGCAGGTCCTCG encodes:
- the LOC124655569 gene encoding probable serine/threonine protein kinase IRE produces the protein MEKDSGGGGGGGARRVTSLSAAGGREMDSPRFRAILRATSGRRKPRPPDVKSFSHELNPGSGGAAGHQPHHLAARNRPRGGDEFIGVIKTKFIRLKEEVDAELGVFAGDLVGVLNRTPDDGDDDKEDQQKKEWRVTLEDLLVVAQKCAEMSPEEFWVKCEGIVQALDDRRQELGTAGGVLKQAHTRILFILTRCTRLLQFRKELNGYADYDKHQHILGLHQLSDLGLYPLQAGDGGSTDLGRRSTSSLTELKERLIRRRMLEHKHLTLDFAGRHFLAEPVDSPGSGSSGKISSWKKLPSPAEKNRHKNAEAKEDKVTPTKKAITRNKIDVDEIVERIDAASIHPDGLASLGDSAVKVEISPEYPGAQQIIVDGKPRMICRICDFEIPMACAEGHFIVCTLADRCDSKGLSTDKRLQRVAEVLERVLACFEAKTPNDPEFNHPDNARASTSSLTEEESDGSMDHDNDLSQLLNVPSSELFSQGALTTASGSLSQSPLLTPRTSHAESQLTKNKAFVELENFQQVESLLTIARGIESIKSSEYNSLEDLSSYLEDLNAVIDTRKVDALVVETFGRRIAKLLQEKFMQLCGQIDDMSTDSLGPIDEDGPLENSVNSRTSQLNGKFKDRTSIEDFEIIKPISRGAFGRVFLAKKRVTGDLFAIKVMSKLFKRNHGPCVLLVLFASKCALLAPVVILNSYSSSLMVSSRMQVLKKADMIRKNAVESILAERDILISVRNPFVVRFFYSFTCRENLYLVMEYLNGGDLYSLLRGLGCLDEDMARAYIAELVLALEYLHSLNVIHRDLKPDNLLISRDGHLKLTDFGLSKVGLINSTDDLSGPDVSSALAGDHQPTDAEQRAHKRVQRQKQTAVGTPDYLAPEILLGMTHGPTADWWSVGVILFEILVGIPPFNAEHPQIIFDNIMNREIPWPQVPEELSFEAYDLINKLLIENPVQRLGATGAGEVKAHPFFKGINWDMISRQQAVFIPCTDDDYDTSYFACRHAWGAADEQVHAAPNEYDDRSETSSMSCGSSPRSCDYEEDGDECGSMEEFGPPLSVKYSFSNFSFKNISQLASMNYDLITKHNEDPLQSSKS